The Erinaceus europaeus chromosome 13, mEriEur2.1, whole genome shotgun sequence genome segment TTATTTACCCCATTAAAGTAATTAATAGTAGGGTATATTTCCGTCTATGCCCACAATTTCTAAAGCTGTGCAGACCTCCCACATTTAGTACTAGTATCACACAAGAGTAAACtgtcttagaaatatttctaattctttgtgCCTGTTTTCAAAGCAGTTTGTAAAAATTCATAGAAACTTACACAGAAGGGTGGGGtacatagcacaatggttatgcaaagagactctcatgcctgaggctctgaagtcccaggttcaatccttacaccaccataagccagagctgagcagtgctctagtaataataaagcaagcaagcaggcaagcaagcaagaaagaaattaGCACAGAAAAGGGCCATGTTCACATGAACACTACATCAGGGAATATGACCATAGctgatggggggaggggtgtatgGAAAAATTAATCAGATGGTGTCTTGGGTCTCAGTCCGTCCTTCTCCCATCCCCGTCTGCAGCGGAAGTTTCACGGGCCGAGAcaaggctgcagtgtctctctcctgctctccccaccccggtagatcttccttccttttatttttaatattttatttatttcgcagcaggcggtagcacagcaggttaagagcaggtggcgcaaagtccggtgtgaggatccccgttcaagcccccggctccccacctgcaggggagttgcatcataggcggggaagcaggtcagcaggtgtctgtctttctctcccttcggccttcccctcctctctccatttctctctgtcctacccaacaacaatgttaatgacaacaataataataatgaaaacaagggcaacaaagtggtaaaacatggcctccaggagcagtggatttgtgccaggagccatttctctgctttgatagatgattagctttgaaacaatggaagccctcgagacaagtttcatttccccctgggcaggccattttcccctcaggtagaccatttatcagaaacagtgacacaacacatagttgtggtagcaaacatgatttcatccattgtatgttgcaaggaacattccccctttgaagattgctccccctcctcctcctccagcacttcccccctccttccccaaagccttataatgtctgtgcacacaataaaatttagagcttgatcagaaacttgtcttgctctcgttcttcgtgtctcttgtccctatcatttcaggtctcattgggttcctagcccctgctcaccgccctgctggccggggcagatttgtagtgcaggcactgagccacactgataaccatggaggcaaaaaaaaaaaaaaaaaagcttatttattaatgagaaagataggaggaggagaaagaaccagacaacactctggcacatgtgctgctggggatccaactcaggacttcatgcttgagagtccaaagccccatcACTGCGCCGCCTCCTGGACACTCCCTTTGTGTTTCTATCTATCCACAAATAAAGCGTTTGGGAAGTCACGAAAGCTActaataattttatttctgtgaGCACAATTCTGGAGCCATAGAAAACGATGACCAAACATTTCTGATGCCGAGACCTGGCCCAGACCAGCAGCAGGGCAGCACATGAGGCGGCCGCAGTCGCTGCACAGGATCCTGCAGCGGGaccagctccagcaggccagtcccGGCAGGCCACAGACATGCAGCTGGTGGCCACATTCgaaagtgaacaaaatcgactaacctttagccagactcacaaaacaaaaaagggaggagatccaaataaatcggatagtaaatgaaagaggggatatcacaacagacaccacagaaattcaacatatcatgtgaggcttctatgtacaactatacgccaccaagctagagaacctggaagaaatggacgatttccaagactcctaccaacttccaaaactaagtaaagaggaagtagataacatgaacaggcccatcacagccaatgaaactgaaacagttatcaaaaacctccccaaaattaaaagtcatggaccagatggtttacatggaaaaacctaaggaatccagcaagaagcttttggaaatcatcaggcaatacagcaaggtgtcaggctataaaattaacattcaaaagtcagtggcattcctctatgcaaacactaagttagaagaaattgaaatccagaaatcaattccctttactatagcaacaaaaacaataaaatatctaggagtaaacctaaccaaggaagtgaaagatttgtatattgaaaattatgagtcactactcaaagaaattgaaaaagacacaaagaagtggaaagatattccatgttcatgggttggaagaattaacatcatcaaaatcaatatattacccagagacatctacaaatttaatgctatccccatcaagatcccaagcacattttttaggagaatagaaaaaatgctacaaatgtttatctggaaccagaaaggtcctataattgccaaaacaatcttgagaaaaaagaacagaactggaggcatcacactcccagatctcaaactgtattatagggccattgtcatcaaaactgcttggtactggaacatgaatagacacattgaccagtagaatataattgagagcccagaaatgaggccctacacccatggacatctaatctttgacaaaggggcccagactattacatggggaaaacagagtctcttcaacaaatggtattggaaacaatgggttgaaacatgcagaagaatgaaactgaatcactgtatttcaccaaatacaaaagtaaattccaagtggatcaaggacttggatgttagaccacaaactatcaaatacttagaggaaaatattggcagaactctattccgcataaattttaaagacattttcaatgagacaaatctaattacaaagaagactaaggcaagtataaacctatgggactacatcaaattaaaaagcttcttcacagcaaaagaaaccactattcaaaccaagagacccctcacagaattggagaagatctttacatgccatacatcagataagagtttaataacaaacatatataaagagcttgccagactcaacaacaaataaccccatccaaaaatggggggaaggacttggacagaatattcaccacagaagagctccaaaaggccaagaaacatatgaaaaaatgctccaggtctctgattgtcagagaaatgcaaatcaagacaacaatgagatatcacttcactcctgtgagaatgtcagatcagaaaaggtaacagcagccaatgctggagatggtgtggggtcaaaggaaccctcctacacttctggtgggaatgtcaattggtccaatctctgtggagaacagtctggagaactctcagaaggctagaaatggacctaccctatgaccctgcaaatcctctcttggggatatatcctaaggaacccaacacatccatccaaaaagatctgtgtacacatatgttcttggcagcacaatctgtaatagccaaaacctggaagcaacccaggtgcccaacaacaattgagtggctgagcaagttgtggtctatatacacaatggaatactactcagctgtaaaagatggtgacttcaccgttttcagccgatcttggatggaccttgaaaaaatcatgttgagtgaaataagtcagaaacagaaggatgaatatgggacgatctcactctcaggcagaagttgaaaaacaagatgaggaacgaaaacacaagtagaacctgaaatggaattggcgtattacaccaaagtaaaagactctggggtgggtaggtggggagaatacaggtccatgaaggataataaatgacatagtgggggttgtattgttaaatgggaaactggggaatgttatgtatgtacaaactattgtatttactgttgaatgtaaaacattaattccccaataaagaaataaatttttaaaaaagtaaaaataaaagacatgcaGATGTGCACATTAGGAGACAAAGGTTGAAGTTAATCGCCTTGGAATTCCACTGAATCTACAGTGAAAGTTAGAAGACCAGACAATTCaatacccccctctctctctgtcttgggaGGATATATGTCTGAATCATGTatttgccttttctctctctctgatttgtcTCAGTAAGTGCTtgcctccctgaaacatgactgatTCTCTGGTAATTCCTCATGTAGAAATCATCTTATAACCACAACCAGCTGAACTTTATGGTGGGATCTCTGTCATCTTCCTCTTATTTCCCCGCTACAACCTGAACGCAGGACTCTGCAGCTTCAGCCAGGCAGAGAAAAGTTTTGAAACATGGATGGTGCTTCCCACTTCCTGACCAAGGAGCACACTAATCCAGGACCCTTGCGATGGACCAGGAGGCTGAGGTCCAGGGGGCTTTAttaaaagtcatgggccactcagaacatacctaaaattcctagcatcttcccacatgaagacccctaatttcatctgctctatttctacttttggatcctgtttattaaacaacttgtcctgctttctatcttcgcaactttcagtcaccaagttgctatgcagatgctactatgacagcatcctgacttccttgggcagaggacctcacaaatgtgtcccaaagtctcacctccccagagagaaggtgccccactagggaaagacagaaacaggctggatgtgtggatccacctaccaacacacatgtcctgtggagaagcaattacaggagccagaccttccaccttctgcactccagaaaGATCTTCGGTCATACTCTCaggggggtaaagaatagggaagatcccaatggagaactctggtggtgggaactgcgtttgcacattacagtgcacagagacctgggctcaagctgtgggttccacatgcagggggaaagcctcaggagtggtgaagtagggctgcaggtatctccctctgcctcccccttccctcttgatctctggctgtctctatccaataaagaaaatattttttttgaaggACGGTATAAATAACCACTATGGCTTTTGCTCCACACCGTCCCCTAGAGCTTCTCTGTAAGAATTATAATTACAGGCACTGAGCACATACAGGATGTCTGTCACCCAGCTTGTCAATCAGGCACAACATTTCCACCTCAGAGATGCAGTTTTTGAGTAAAAACCATAAAATACTTTGTAACTCGAGTCACTCTACAGAAACCCCCCAGAGTTTATGTCTACTTGCTAATACTGTATGAAAACTTCTTTGCTTCAAACTCCTGTGTTTCACTCTTCAGTTCTTTGCTGATTGTCCCAAGAACCAAAGAAACGGGGGCTCTTCAATTGTTCGACCTCAGGACAGGGCCAGGGCTGGCTGGAAGATGGCTGCACACGGAGCAAGGCAGACATTTCACTCAGTGACCTAACTCCAGACCTGGCGACattcttctttcaatttttaaaaaatatttattcactttttgttggcctttttattgctgtagttattgttattgatgtcatcaatgttgcatgggacagagagatatggagacaaAGGGAAGACAAACAGGAggtaagatagacacccacaaacctgcttaactgctttgaagaaatccccctgcaggtggggagccaggggcttagagtctcttagggctcaagaagacaatggatagttgttatagtcacattatttcataattgggttaacattgaaaattccctttgttacAGTTTGCTGTTTAATACCCAGTATCtcgtatagctgtgccactggttgcttctgttctacctggtgtaggcttttgagaaagtccgcatatcaaagactcagactatgcATTCAAAAGTCtgtctgttttaaaaactttgagacatacaatcaatttcccccctcatattagtgatttatatgactatagtttcataggagtgtacataaacaccattcccaccaccaagactgtgtcccattccacccacccacccttgaAACCCCTCCCCTGCCAtcccgggaagccaaatgtccaccctccaacTCACCAGAGTTTTTATGTCACTGTCCTACTCTATatttagtcatatcctgcttttactttcccttcctgatcttctttctgaacttctgttgatgagtgggatcgtcccatactcatctttatctttctgacttagctcaaataacatatttccttctagttctgtccaagatgggtcagagaaagtgggttcattgttcgtaagagctgcatagtattccactgagtgtgtataccacagctttctcagccacaggtccttgggctttgtgccacctgcactacagcctgactcccaatattctttttctttttttttttggtctggtttAGATGATGCAAAACCTTACCCTGTATTAAAAAATTCTTCTCAATGGGTACTTGGTGGTAGGGTTTATTGaggtgcacatggtaccatgcaaaagtaaccaaattcaagcccctgctccctaactgcaaaagggaaaacttcatgagtgttgaaccaAAATAAAGGTTTTTGTATCTTTTTCCTCATTATATTTTtacgtttttatttttttttttaccttttgttgcctttgttttccatttttattaaacGTTTCAGGTTACTGTTACTGAAGACTACTGCAACaactaaatgttttactacactgcattcatagggtttctctccactgtgaagtctttcatgtgcccgaagaataccggaatcactgaatgttttactacattgtttacattcacagggtttctctccactatgaattctttcatgtctctgacgACGACTGGAATCACCGAATGTTTTactgtttgcattcatagggtttctcttcactgtgaattctttcatgtctctgaagaccaGCAGACTGCTgggatgttttactacattgcatatattcatagggtttctctcccctgtgaattctttcatgtctccgaagatgactggattgcccgaatgctttactacattgtttacattcatagggtttctctccactatgaattctttcatgtttcctatgactactggaatcactgaatattttactacactgtttacatttatagggtttctctccactgtgaattctttcatgtttccgacgactactggaatcactgaatattttactacactgtttacattcatagggtttgtctccactgtgaattcatgtgcccaaagactactggaacatctgaatgttttactacatactttacattcatagggtttctctccactgtgaattctttcatgtctccgaagactactggaatcactgaatgttttactacactgtttgcattcatagggtttctctccactgtgagttctttcatgtgcccaaagataactggcataactgaatgttttactgcatagtttacattcatagggtttctctccactgtgaattctttcatgtgcccaaagatTACTGGAAcatctgaatgttttactacatagtttacattcatagggtttctctccactgtgaattctttcatgtctccgaagattactggaatcactgaatgttttactacactgtttgcattcatagggtttctctccactgtgagttctttcatgtgtccaaaGATAACTGgcataactgaatgttttactgcatagtttacattcatagggtttct includes the following:
- the LOC132542567 gene encoding zinc finger protein 709-like, which encodes RIHSGKKPYECKLCSKTFSYASYLWAHERTHSGEKPYECKQCSKTFSYCSNLRRHERIHSGEKPYECKLCSETFRCSSNLWAHERIHSGEKPYECKLCSKTFSYASYLWTHERTHSGEKPYECKQCSKTFSDSSNLRRHERIHSGEKPYECKLCSKTFRCSSNLWAHERIHSGEKPYECKLCSKTFSYASYLWAHERTHSGEKPYECKQCSKTFSDSSSLRRHERIHSGEKPYECKVC